The Bacteroidota bacterium genome includes the window CCTGAACAATGAATTTTGTCAAAACAAAAACTGCATCAATATCTTACAAATTATCCCAGCTTGCCTAATTTTTTGTATTCGTCCTGGAAATAGTATAGCTTTTTATCCGAATTTTGGATTTATGAATTATTCAGGTTAGAAATAATGCATCACACACTGACTTTTCATGAAAAAAATCGCACTGATATACAGCTTCAATGCCAGGGACACAGCAGCTGCAGCTGACATTATCTTCAGGGAACTCGGCGAAAATAATGCCGTCCGGATTAATGTTGAAGAGGTCACCGATGAACAATTTCTCAGATATGATTATATGATACTTGGCGTCCCCACATGGTGGGATGGTGAACTGCCAAACTACTGGGATGAATTCGTCCCTGCCCTCGAAGATATGGATCTGAGAGGCAAGACCTTCGCCCTTTTTGGCCATGGCGACCAGAAAGGGTATCCCCAAAGTTTTGGTGATGCGATCGGTATCCTTGCTGAACTGCTTGAAAATAGGGGTGCTACCCTAACAGGCATTACCCTGTCAGATGGTTATGAATTTGAGAGATCAAAAGCTCTCAAAGAACACACATTCGTCGGACTGCTGCTGGATAGTGTCAATCAACCGGAGTTGACAGATAAAAGAATCAAAGATTGGATTGCGAAGATCAAACCTTTATTCAGAATAAAATAAATTTCACTACCCCTTTGTGAAAAGAATATTTCACAGGTATATTTGCAACCCTTTAATAATAATTTTGTCTTTTAAAAATAATTAAAACAACCTGCAATGTATTGACCTCTGATATATCCTGATAAAATTGTGTCACCAAAAAATAAAAAATTATGAAAAAAACTTTATTAACCCTTTTACCGGTTCTTCTGATCTCATTATCAGTCCAGGTGTATGCCCAGGAAGATGAGACGCCACAATATCTCTTTTCCAGCGGCAATATTCATATCTCCGGTTTTGGAGGGCCGATTGTCGAATTAACGGCAATAAATGAACAATTCGCGGTATTTGTTGGCGGTGGAGGCGGTGTACTTTTTAACCAGACATTCTTCTTAGGCGGTTATGGCGAAGGCTTGACCACGAAACATTATATGTATAATCTGAAGGACCGGGTAGGTATCGATGAACCGCGTATTTCGTTTGGCCATGGGGGTTTATGGCTGGGATACATCCATAAGTACACCAAAGCTGTCCACGCCGGGCTAAGCACGAAACTCGGCTGGGGGCAAGTCGCCCTTTATGATGAATATTATACTGATGAACACATGGATTATAAAGCCTCCGATAATGTCTTTGTCGTGATACCGCAATTTGAAGTGGAGCTCAATCTGACATCATGGTTTAAACTGAATGTATCCGCCGGATACAGGGTAGTTACCGGGCTTGATAAAACTTATATCAACAGCCAGGGTGACAGGGTAAATTATTATGATTCAGGCAAAATCAGCAGTCCTGAAGCATCCATTACGCTTCTCTTCGGAGGTTTCAGGAAATAGACATACCTGTTTACCGGTTTATTCGTTATTCCTGTTTTACTGCATGAGAATTTTAAAAATATTTGCGGGTATATTATTATTTATTGTCATGGGAATCAGCATATATCCTGATTCCGCCCATGCCGATGTAACCGCACTTCATACAATAAGCGGCAATATCACCGATAGAAGCAATGGTGAAATGCTGCTGGGCGCATCCGTGTATATACGGGAACGTCAAACCGGGACAGCCACCAATCTCTATGGTTTTTATTCGCTGAGTCTTCCTGAAGGTCGTTATACCTTCGTCTATTCCTATGTCGGCTATCAATCTGTCGAAAAAATAATCGATCTTAATCAGAATATTACACTCAACATTGAGCTTGAATTAAAGCAAGAAACTCTAAAGGAAGTGGAGATCAAAAGCAAGCCCTTGGGCGAGAACCTGAAAAAGCCCGAAACCAGCACATTCAAGATGGACGCACGAACAATCAAAAGTATTCCGGCGTTGATGGGCGAGGTGGATATTATCAAGGCCATACAATTAACACCCGGTGTACAGTCAACCAGTGAAGGCGGCTCAGGTTTCATAGTCAGAGGCGGCAGCCCGGACCAGAATCTGGTACTCCTCGACGAAGCCTCAGTTTATAACGCTTCACACCTGATGGGATTTTTCTCTGTTTTCAATAGCGACGCCATTAAAGATGTCACCCTATATAAGGGCGATATACCCGCAGCGTATGGAGGACGCCTGTCATCACTCCTCGATGTGCGTATGAAAGAGGGTAATATGAAAAAGATATCAGCTACCGGCGGCATTGGCACCATCTCCAGCCGACTGACGCTCGAAGGACCGCTCTTAAATGATAAAATATCCTACATGATTTCAGGACGACGAACCTATGCTGATATTTTCCTGAATTTTGCCAAAGATAAAGCCCTCAGGGATAATGTACTGTATTTTTATGACCTGAATGCAAAAATCAACTTCAGGATTGACGACAACAACCGAGTGTTCTTCTCAGCTTACAGAGGAAAAGACATTTTCAGGAATGCCGACTTTCGCATGAGCTGGGGTAACCAGACCTTTACACTGCGGTGGAATCACCTGTTCTCAAGACGACTATTTTCCAACTTCACTTTTATAAACAGTAAATTCGACTATAGCCTGGGTGTACCCGAAGGCCAAGCCAATTCATTCATATGGGATGCCAAGTTGAGAGACTTTAACCTTAAAGCCGATTTTGGGTATTATCTCAATCCTGACAACACCATTAAATTTGGTATCAGTTCCATATACCATATTTTTTACCCCGGTCGCGCAAAAGGTATAGGTGAACAGGCTTTTTTCAGCGACTTTGAAGTGCCTCATAACCATTCTGTTGAAAGTGGCATCTATGTGAGCAATGAACAAAAAATCGGAGCACTGTGGACACTGAAATACGGGCTGAGGTTTTCCCTCTTCAATAATTTCGGAGCCGGTGTGATCTATAACTTTAATGCCGACTATACGGTCATCGACTCGACCGTTTATCCCAAAGGAGAGATTTTCAACACATACTATGGGATTGAACCACGCATGGCAGTGAGCTATTCTATAGACGAACGTTCCTCCATCAAAGTCAGCTATTCGAGGAACAGGCAATATATCCACCTGGCCTCCAATTCCACTGCCGGTACGCCACTGGATATCTGGTTCCCCAGCTCTCCTAATGTAAAGCCTCAGATTGCAGATCAGGTAGCACTGGGTTATTTCAGGAACTTCCGGCAAAATACTGTCGAGACATCTGTGGAGGGTTTCTATAAGAAGATTCATAATGCCATTGATTTCAAAGACCATGCGAACCTCCTCCTGAATTCCAAGTACGAAGGCGAACTGCGTTTCGGTGAAGGCCAATCCTATGGACTCGAATTTCTCGTGAAACTGGTCGAAGGAAAACTCACCGGATGGATAAGCTATACCCTTTCGCGATCAGAACGTTCGATCAAGGAAATCAATGACAGTAAGACTTATTTGTCGCCCTATGACAGGCCCAATAACATCGCCATAGTACTAAACTATGACTTTAGCAGCAGGATTTCAGCCGGAGCCAACTGGGTCTATATGAGCGGCGCACCGGTGACGTTCCCTACTGGCGGTGCATGGTACCAGGGCGTCAGACTGCCTATCTACAGCGACAGGAATGCATATCGCCTACCGGATTATCACCGGCTCGACCTGTCGGTGACATACAGGGGCAGAAATAAACCGGAACGTTTCTGGCATGGTGAAGTGAATCTCTCGGTGTATAATGTCTATGCCCGCCACAACACCTGGGTGATTAACTTCAAACAGGAAGAGAATGATCCCAATACACTCTATGCGGAGAAAACATACTTATTCAGCATCGTGCCGTCGATCACCTATAACTTTCATTTCTGATGGCAATAAGAATACTAAATAGTATATATCTTACCCAGCATTTTAATGCTGGGATCCTCACCCAGCATTTCAATGCTGGGATTGGAAACTTCAGGATTTTACTCTCATTCCTCATTTTCATTATCGCTTTGCCTGGCTGTACTGAGCGCATTGAGCTGCAATTGGATGAATCCTATACACGTCTCGTGGTGGATGGTGCAATCACTAACGAAGCCACGGCACACATGGTAAAACTGAGTAAAACGGGCAGCTTTCTTGGCGGAGAGCCCGATGTAGTGATATCAGGAGCAACTGTGACAATCAGTGATGGTGATACAACTTATGATCTCACTGAGAGCTCGTCGCAACCGGGAACGTATTGTACCGACCCGGATGTTATAGGAGGGGCAGGGAAAACTTATTCACTGAATATTGGGTTGCCGGCAGCTATTGCCGGACAGCAAAATTATTCCGCATCAAGCAATATGAAAGCTATTGGTACTATCGACTCCATAGGTATTTTCTATAATGACCGCTGGGATGCATGGGAGATACAATGTTGGGCCAGGGATCCGGTGACCACCGACTTTTATATCTTCGATATCTTCAGAAATAACATACTGCTCACCGACACTTTATCTGAAAAGTTTGTCGTAGATGATATCCTGTATAATGGGAAATATACAAACGGTGTCACCGTCGGTTTTCTGGATAACAAGCATGAGGACCAACAGATTAAACCCGGCGATACCATCACCCTGCGAATGTCAAGCATCACCGAAGAATATGCCAATTTCATCTGGCAGGCACAGATGGAATCAGGTTACAGCAATCCGCTATTCAGCGGCCCACCTGCTAATATCAAAGGCAATATCAGCAATGGGGCAATAGGATTTTTCGCAGCCTACTCCATAGCTAAGGCAAGCAAGATCTATTCACCCGCCCCGTAATAATGAGGAACAACACAGATACATCTCATTTACAAACCTGACGTTGTAATAACAACTAAATTCATTATTTTTGATAAAAATATCATTCCAATGACACTTACGCCACTCAATGCCATTTCTCCTATCGATGGTCGATACAGGGATAAGACAGATATTCTTGCAGGCTATTTCTCCGAAGCTGCACTCATCCGTTACCGGATTCTGGTGGAAGTCGAATATTTCATCGCACTTTGCAACCTGCGACTGCCTCAGCTTAAGCATTTCGACAAAAAAAAATACGATGAACTGAGAAATATCTATATCAATTTTGACCTTAAGGATGCCCAATCGGTCAAGGACATTGAAAAGATCACCAACCACGATGTGAAAGCCGTAGAATATTTCGTCCGTAAAAAATTTGATGAAAAGGGGCTGGGTGATTTCAGGGAATTTATTCATTTCGGGTTAACGTCGCAGGATGTTACGAATACCGCTATTCCTATGACTGTGAGAGATGCCTGGCAGGATGTGCTGGAACCTTTTTTCAGTGATTTGCTGACAAAACTGAAGGCTTTAGCCAGTGAATGGAAAGCTGTTCCGATGCTGGCACATACACATGGCCAGCCTGCATCGCCAACGACCCTTGGCAAAGAGATTTATGTATTCGCCGAACGCCTCGAAAATCAGCTCCGGCTCTTCGAGACAATTCCCTTCTCCGCCAAATTTGGTGGTGCAACCGGCAACTTCAACGCTCATCACGTTGCTTATCCTGAAATTGACTGGATAAAGTTTGCCGACGAATTTGTCAATAATACCCTGGGCTTATCGCGGCTCAAAACCACAACCCAGATCGAACATTACGACAACTTCGCCGCCTTATGCGATAACATCAAGCGGATCAACACGATTCTCATCGACCTCAATAGAGACATCTGGACATACATCTCAATGGAGTACTTCAGGCAGAAGATCAAAAAAGGCGAAGTGGGATCATCCACGATGCCGCATAAAGTCAATCCCATCGACTTTGAAAATTCCGAAGGTAATCTGGGTGTTGCCAATGCCCTCTTCGAACACCTGTCGGCAAAGCTTCCCATATCCCGTCTTCAACGGGACCTGACCGATTCCACCATAATCAGAAATATCGGGATTCCCTTTGCACATACGCTCATCGGACTTAAGTCGCTCGACAAGGGTTTGAGCAAACTCATCCTGAATGAAGAAAAGATAAGGAAAGACCTGGATGACAACTGGGCTGTGGTGGCAGAAGCCATACAAACCATCCTTCGCAGGGAGAACTACCCTGATCCCTATGACGCCCTCAAAAACCTGACACGAACCGACCGGAAGATCGACAAGAAAACTATTCAGACGTTTATCGACAACCTGGATATCCCTGCTAAAGTCAGGAAAGAGCTGAAAAAAATCACTCCTGAGAATTATACCGGCATCATAGGTTTCTGATAAACGGAATTGATCCATGAAGGTCAGTGGTTTCACATTCATCCGCAATGCAATAAAATTCGACTATCCAATTGTCGAAGCCATCACTTCTATCCTGCCGGTATGTGATGAGTTTATCGTGGCACTGGGAAATTCAGAAGATGAAACAGAGGAGCTGCTTAAATCCATCGGTTCACCTAAAATAAGGATCATTCATACGATATGGGATGATTCTTTGCGTGAAGGTGGAAAGGTGCTGGCCGAAGAGACAAATAAAGCCCTGAGCCATATTTCGGCCGATGCTGACTGGGCTTTCTATATCCAGGGCGACGAGGTGGTACATGAAAAATATCTTCCCGTCATCCGGCAAGCCATGGAGCAATACCTGAACAGTAAAGATATTGAAGGACTGCTATTCCGTTACATACACTTCTATGGCTCCTATGATTATTCTGGCGATTCAAGGAACTGGTACCGACGTGAAGTCCGTGTCATTCGCAATTTGCCGGGCATACGGTCGTACCGTGATGCACAGGGCTTCAGGAGAGATAACAGACAGCTCCGCGTCAAAGCCATCGATGCCTGGATCTACCATTACGGTTGGGTTAAACCACCGTCGGTACAGCAGGATAAGCTGCTGAACTTCAACAAATACTGGCACGACGACACATGGATACAGGAGAAGGTGCCACCTACCGGCGAATTCGATTATTCCAGGATCGATTCCCTCTCCCGTTTCGATGGCACACACCCCGCTGTCATGCAAGAAAGGATACAAAAAATGAACTGGTCCTTTTCATTCGATCCCACAAAAAGGCACTTCTCATTAAAAACACGCCTGCTCCACGCCATCGAAAAAATGACCGGCTGGAGGATCGGGGAATACAGGAATTACAGGGTGTAGGATTTTGATTAGGCGATTGTCAATTAGACGATGTTCGATATTCAAATTGACTAATCGACTAATTGACTAATTGACTAATTGATAAATCGTTCCATTGGCCATTGACAATCGCCTAATTAAATCATTTTTCCCCAAATATTTGCTTTTCTTCAATATATAGACTATCTTTAGCCACCCATTATCGACACCCAACAGAAGAGGATCCCAATCCGATTATATAGAAATGGACTGGAAAATCAGTACAGATTATCAAGAGTAATTAAAGAAAGGTAACTAATCTGATTTCTCAGGCCACGTGTAAAAATATTTTATTATAGAATAAATAATTTATTTTTTAAAAAAATTTACAATTGATTATTAGCACTTTATGAAATATTTTTCGTTTTGTTGAAAAATTTTTCACTTTTTACCCCGACCTTTTTGGGTGTTTTGGTATTAATAGATAAAGTAATAATAGAAGTTATCGCATGATAATGGATCTTGAAATAAAAGTGGGTATTATTTTTATCGATTCAGATTATTATTTATTACTTGATGCTTTAACGGAAAAATATGCAACAAGCAATCAAATCATCAAATTTGCTATATGACCAAAAAATTATAAAACAATGAAGCCATTTAAACTTCTTTTACTTTTTCTGCTATGTTCAATAGCTAATGTCCAGGCCCAGTGGGAAATACAGCTTGACCTACAAAACTTCACCTATTTAGATCGTATATTTTTTCTGAATGAAAACTTAGGTTGGGCAATAGGAGGTGGTTCAATAGGAGGATTAAGTCCCTATTTCTATACGACCGATGGAGGTGAAAACTGGTATTTGGATGATGAGTGGTATAATATAGAAGGCTCCGACATCGTTTTTGTAAATCCCGACACCGGCTTTATTGCCGGTGGCTACGGCGTAATTTATAAAACGGTAAACGGCGGCCAATCCTGGACCGGCATACAAACCCCTGCCACTCAAAATGTGATTCATCTGTTTTTTGTGGATGAAAATAATGGGTGGGCTACGCTTGGACAGTATAGTGAAGGTAATATATTGCATACTCTTGATGGAGGAGATACATGGGCATTGCAACAAGTATTTTTGTCTTTAACTAGTCAAATAGAAGTCATTTATTTTTTAAATGACTGTATTGGCTATGGAGGAGGTGTGATACATGATTATATAAATGATGATACTTATACTGCTATAATGAAAACTGAAAATCAAGGAGTATTATGGGATACCATTTATTTATCTAAAAATACACATTATTCATTTTATGATATATATTTCTATGACAAATTAAATGGCTGGGCCGTGGGAAGGACGCCATATGAATATCTTATTCTACATACTAACAATAACGGCGAAACCTGGGAAGAACAAACAATAGCAGGTACACCAGAACCAAACATATTAAGTTGTATATATTTTATCAATGATACAACAGGGTGGATAGGTTCAGTGGAACCAGAATATGGAGCCATATATTTTACTAATAATGGTGGCGAAGACTGGCAAATGCAACAGGAGTTTTACGTACCTATTTGGGATATTCAGATGCTAAACCGCGATACCGGCTGGGCCATAGGCTTTGACCATATCTACC containing:
- a CDS encoding TonB-dependent receptor, whose protein sequence is MGISIYPDSAHADVTALHTISGNITDRSNGEMLLGASVYIRERQTGTATNLYGFYSLSLPEGRYTFVYSYVGYQSVEKIIDLNQNITLNIELELKQETLKEVEIKSKPLGENLKKPETSTFKMDARTIKSIPALMGEVDIIKAIQLTPGVQSTSEGGSGFIVRGGSPDQNLVLLDEASVYNASHLMGFFSVFNSDAIKDVTLYKGDIPAAYGGRLSSLLDVRMKEGNMKKISATGGIGTISSRLTLEGPLLNDKISYMISGRRTYADIFLNFAKDKALRDNVLYFYDLNAKINFRIDDNNRVFFSAYRGKDIFRNADFRMSWGNQTFTLRWNHLFSRRLFSNFTFINSKFDYSLGVPEGQANSFIWDAKLRDFNLKADFGYYLNPDNTIKFGISSIYHIFYPGRAKGIGEQAFFSDFEVPHNHSVESGIYVSNEQKIGALWTLKYGLRFSLFNNFGAGVIYNFNADYTVIDSTVYPKGEIFNTYYGIEPRMAVSYSIDERSSIKVSYSRNRQYIHLASNSTAGTPLDIWFPSSPNVKPQIADQVALGYFRNFRQNTVETSVEGFYKKIHNAIDFKDHANLLLNSKYEGELRFGEGQSYGLEFLVKLVEGKLTGWISYTLSRSERSIKEINDSKTYLSPYDRPNNIAIVLNYDFSSRISAGANWVYMSGAPVTFPTGGAWYQGVRLPIYSDRNAYRLPDYHRLDLSVTYRGRNKPERFWHGEVNLSVYNVYARHNTWVINFKQEENDPNTLYAEKTYLFSIVPSITYNFHF
- a CDS encoding YCF48-related protein, which produces MKPFKLLLLFLLCSIANVQAQWEIQLDLQNFTYLDRIFFLNENLGWAIGGGSIGGLSPYFYTTDGGENWYLDDEWYNIEGSDIVFVNPDTGFIAGGYGVIYKTVNGGQSWTGIQTPATQNVIHLFFVDENNGWATLGQYSEGNILHTLDGGDTWALQQVFLSLTSQIEVIYFLNDCIGYGGGVIHDYINDDTYTAIMKTENQGVLWDTIYLSKNTHYSFYDIYFYDKLNGWAVGRTPYEYLILHTNNNGETWEEQTIAGTPEPNILSCIYFINDTTGWIGSVEPEYGAIYFTNNGGEDWQMQQEFYVPIWDIQMLNRDTGWAIGFDHIYHTTNGDSLSIEDVKENKPGRDFFTIYPNPANGIFTMKTALPSPIILCQLLITNLYGEPVFELDNITIDQLNNLAIDLSNHPAGIYFIAIKYTLNNQINSLTKKIMRL
- a CDS encoding flavodoxin translates to MKKIALIYSFNARDTAAAADIIFRELGENNAVRINVEEVTDEQFLRYDYMILGVPTWWDGELPNYWDEFVPALEDMDLRGKTFALFGHGDQKGYPQSFGDAIGILAELLENRGATLTGITLSDGYEFERSKALKEHTFVGLLLDSVNQPELTDKRIKDWIAKIKPLFRIK
- the purB gene encoding adenylosuccinate lyase, giving the protein MTLTPLNAISPIDGRYRDKTDILAGYFSEAALIRYRILVEVEYFIALCNLRLPQLKHFDKKKYDELRNIYINFDLKDAQSVKDIEKITNHDVKAVEYFVRKKFDEKGLGDFREFIHFGLTSQDVTNTAIPMTVRDAWQDVLEPFFSDLLTKLKALASEWKAVPMLAHTHGQPASPTTLGKEIYVFAERLENQLRLFETIPFSAKFGGATGNFNAHHVAYPEIDWIKFADEFVNNTLGLSRLKTTTQIEHYDNFAALCDNIKRINTILIDLNRDIWTYISMEYFRQKIKKGEVGSSTMPHKVNPIDFENSEGNLGVANALFEHLSAKLPISRLQRDLTDSTIIRNIGIPFAHTLIGLKSLDKGLSKLILNEEKIRKDLDDNWAVVAEAIQTILRRENYPDPYDALKNLTRTDRKIDKKTIQTFIDNLDIPAKVRKELKKITPENYTGIIGF
- a CDS encoding glycosyltransferase family 2 protein, with translation MKVSGFTFIRNAIKFDYPIVEAITSILPVCDEFIVALGNSEDETEELLKSIGSPKIRIIHTIWDDSLREGGKVLAEETNKALSHISADADWAFYIQGDEVVHEKYLPVIRQAMEQYLNSKDIEGLLFRYIHFYGSYDYSGDSRNWYRREVRVIRNLPGIRSYRDAQGFRRDNRQLRVKAIDAWIYHYGWVKPPSVQQDKLLNFNKYWHDDTWIQEKVPPTGEFDYSRIDSLSRFDGTHPAVMQERIQKMNWSFSFDPTKRHFSLKTRLLHAIEKMTGWRIGEYRNYRV
- a CDS encoding DUF4249 domain-containing protein → MAIRILNSIYLTQHFNAGILTQHFNAGIGNFRILLSFLIFIIALPGCTERIELQLDESYTRLVVDGAITNEATAHMVKLSKTGSFLGGEPDVVISGATVTISDGDTTYDLTESSSQPGTYCTDPDVIGGAGKTYSLNIGLPAAIAGQQNYSASSNMKAIGTIDSIGIFYNDRWDAWEIQCWARDPVTTDFYIFDIFRNNILLTDTLSEKFVVDDILYNGKYTNGVTVGFLDNKHEDQQIKPGDTITLRMSSITEEYANFIWQAQMESGYSNPLFSGPPANIKGNISNGAIGFFAAYSIAKASKIYSPAP